Proteins encoded together in one Larus michahellis chromosome 4, bLarMic1.1, whole genome shotgun sequence window:
- the ZNF507 gene encoding zinc finger protein 507 isoform X2, producing the protein MEEGSSVAVLMPNIGEQEAVLISETLIGPTLQNNEDQRKCKTDPLIHVIQKLSKIVESEKSQRCLLIGKKRSHPNASAQSFDADDLCEIPAKAIELSVIATKKTEELQADYFVTECLPQSKKKVTCYQCSLCKFLSPSLLTLQEHIKQHGQKNEVILMCSECHFASKSQEELESHFQNHHENDSKNSIQTKVQQCVNVARSFLQGPVEGSVKSGTDQTGNLECKDITTTHVPEMGRRKWYTYEQYGMYRCLICRYTCGQQRMLKTHAWKHAGEVDCSYPIFEEENETTNLSDMVVTHTPQSVDTVVLSLENNELDIHSEPSLQLQICNSEQLSCKSPLGTNVKEEEMLNQSVVHSRTAEVLEETVSDTEQDNMMADSLLSSAQKIINCSPNKKGHVNVIVERLPGAEESVLQKPFLMNTDIETEKKLISEESRVTCEEPDEVYNSDDIQEVIIGWNNAEKKDNELSSNKSITTDENAPPVRRRTNSESLRLHSLAAEALVTMPIRAAELTRSSFRTLTGEDAVDAGAGQGEADGPCMAHSKVVSSLKNPSEEFSGLNQSECAIVEIQKERPELSEAPIKMGISMSLLTVIEKLKERTDQNASDDDILKELQDNAQCQNANDANIPGSNLVEYIPNVDRPYRCRLCHYSSGNKGYIKQHLRVHRQRQPYQCPICEHIADDSKDLESHMINHCKTRMYQCKQCEESFHYKSQLRNHEREQHSLPDIFSTATSNKLIVSNGVDEREGSKSSVQKLYRCDVCDYTSTTYVGVRNHRRIHNSDKPYRCRVCDFATTNMNSLKCHMRRHPQEHQAVQLMEQYKCSLCGYVCSHPPSLKSHMWKHASDQNYNYEQVNKAINDAISQSSRFQGQLPDKTLLEGTDESSDENEKPNLMNTSCSLEKNSTLPHLGTEYCVLLFCCCICGFESTNKENLLDHMKEHEGEIINIILNKDHSTTQSTN; encoded by the exons ATGGAAGAAGGAAGCAGCGTTGCAGTATTGATGCCAAATATTGGGGAACAGGAAGCTGTGCTGATTTCGGAAACACTGATTGGCCCAACACTGCAGAACAATGAAGATCAGAGAAAATGTAAAACCGATCCTCTAATCCATGTTATCCAGAAACTAAGCAAAATAGTTGAGAGTGAAAAGTCACAAAGATGCCTTTTAATAGGGAAGAAGCGTTCCCATCCTAATGCTTCTGCCCAGTCCTTTGATGCAGACGATCTTTGTGAAATCCCTGCTAAAGCAATTGAGCTATCTGTTATTGCGACTAAAAAGACTGAAGAGTTACAAGCAGATTATTTTGTGACTGAATGTcttccacaaagcaaaaaaaaggtgaCATGCTACCAGTGTAGTCTATGTAAGTTTCTATCACCTTCTCTCTTAACACTACAAGAACATATAAAGCAACATGGGCAGAAAAATGAAGTGATATTGATGTGCTCAGAATGTCATTTTGCTTCGAAAAGCCAAGAAGAACTTGAATCCCACTTCCAAAATCACCATGAGAATGACAGTAAAAATAGCATCCAGACAAAAGTGCAGCAATGCGTAAATGTCGCTCGTTCATTTTTGCAAGGGCCAGTGGAAGGAAGTGTCAAATCAGGGACTGATCAGACAGGAAATCTGGAATGTAAAGATATAACTACTACTCATGTGCCTGAAATGGGCAGGAGAAAATGGTATACTTACGAGCAGTATGGCATGTACCGGTGTTTAATTTGTCGGTACACCTGTGGTCAGCAAAGAATGTTGAAAACGCACGCTTGGAAGCATGCGGGTGAGGTTGATTGCTCCTATCCtatatttgaggaagaaaatgaaactacCAACTTGTCAGACATGGTTGTAACTCACACACCTCAGAGCGTGGATACAGTTgttctttctttggaaaacaatGAACTTGATATCCATAGTGAACCTTCTCTTCAGCTTCAGATTTGCAATTCTGAGCAACTGTCATGCAAATCGCCATTAGGAACAAAtgtaaaagaggaagagatgttaAATCAGTCTGTAGTGCATTCTCGTACTGCAGAGGTTTTGGAGGAGACTGTATCAGATACAGAACAGGATAATATGATGGCTGATAGCCTGCTTTCATCAGCACAGAAAATCATTAATTGTAGTCCAAATAAAAAGGGTCACGTTAATGTAATAGTAGAGCGTTTGCCAGGTGCTGAAGAAAGTGTCTTACAAAAGCCTTTCTTGATGAACACTGacattgaaacagaaaaaaaattaatttcggAGGAGTCCCGTGTTACCTGTGAAGAACCTGATGAAGTTTATAATTCAGATGACATCCAAGAAGTAATAATAGGATGGAATAATGCTGAGAAGAAAGATAATGAATTAAGCTCTAATAAAAGCATAACAACTGATGAAAATGCACCTCCTGTACGAAGAAGGACAAATTCAGAGTCTTTACGACTACACTCATTAGCTGCAGAAGCTCTTGTTACAATGCCTATCAGAGCTGCAGAACTAACAAGGTCTAGCTTCAGGACTCTGACTGGGGAGGACGCTGTGGATGCAggtgcagggcagggagaagctgATGGCCCATGCATGGCTCATTCTAAAGTGGTGTCCTCACTTAAGAATCCTTCGGAGGAGTTTAGTGGCTTAAACCAAAGTGAATGTGCAATAGTCGAGATACAGAAAGAAAGGCCAGAGTTATCAGAAGCACCAATTAAAATGGGCATCAGTATGTCACTGCTCACTGTCATTGAAAAACTGAAGGAGAGGACGGATCAGAATGCTTCTGATGATGACATTTTGAAAGAACTACAAGACAACGCACAATGCCAAAATGCAAATGATGCAAATATTCCTGGGAGTAACCTCGTAGAATATATACCTAACGTAGATCGACCCTACCGCTGTCGCCTCTGCCATTATAGCAGTGGTAATAAGGGGTACATAAAACAACACTTGAGAGTCCATCGTCAGAGGCAGCCCTACCAGTGTCCTATCTGTGAACACATCGCTGACGACAGTAAGGATTTAGAGAGCCACATGATCAACCACTGCAAAACAAGAATGTATCAGTGCAAGCAATGTGAAGAATCCTTTCATTATAAG AGCCAACTGCGAAATCATGAAAGAGAACAACACAGTCTTCCAGATATCTTTTCAACAGCTACATCTAACAAACTAATAGTTTCCAATGGAGTAGACGAAAGAGAAG GAAGTAAGTCTTCAGTTCAGAAACTGTATAGATGTGATGTATGTGACTACACAAGCACAACTTATGTTGGTGTACGAAATCACAGACGAATTCATAACTCCGATAAGCCATATAG ATGTCGAGTATGTGACTTCGCCACCACAAATATGAATAGCTTGAAATGCCATATGAGGCGCCACCCCCAGGAGCATCAGGCAGTGCAGCTAATGGAACAGTACAA ATGTTCTCTCTGTGGATATGTATGTAGCCATCCTCCATCCCTGAAGTCCCACATGTGGAAGCATGCAAGTGACCAAAATTATAACTATGAGCAAGTGAACAAGGCTATTAATGATGCAATTTCACAAAGCAGCAG gtTTCAAGGACAGCTTCCTGACAAAACCTTATTAGAAGGCACAGATGAAA GTTCTGATGAAAATGAGAAACCTAACTTGATGAATACCTCATGCAGTTTAGAAAAGAACTCCACTCTACCCCATCTTGGCACAGAATACTGTgttcttctcttctgctgctgcatttgtGGTTTTGAGTCTACCaacaaagaaaatctgctcgATCATATGAAAGAACATGAGGGTGAAATCATAAACATCATTCTAAATAAGGACCACAGCACAACTCAGAGCACAAACTAG
- the ZNF507 gene encoding zinc finger protein 507 isoform X3 yields MEEGSSVAVLMPNIGEQEAVLISETLIGPTLQNNEDQRKCKTDPLIHVIQKLSKIVESEKSQRCLLIGKKRSHPNASAQSFDADDLCEIPAKAIELSVIATKKTEELQADYFVTECLPQSKKKVTCYQCSLCKFLSPSLLTLQEHIKQHGQKNEVILMCSECHFASKSQEELESHFQNHHENDSKNSIQTKVQQCVNVARSFLQGPVEGSVKSGTDQTGNLECKDITTTHVPEMGRRKWYTYEQYGMYRCLICRYTCGQQRMLKTHAWKHAGEVDCSYPIFEEENETTNLSDMVVTHTPQSVDTVVLSLENNELDIHSEPSLQLQICNSEQLSCKSPLGTNVKEEEMLNQSVVHSRTAEVLEETVSDTEQDNMMADSLLSSAQKIINCSPNKKGHVNVIVERLPGAEESVLQKPFLMNTDIETEKKLISEESRVTCEEPDEVYNSDDIQEVIIGWNNAEKKDNELSSNKSITTDENAPPVRRRTNSESLRLHSLAAEALVTMPIRAAELTRSSFRTLTGEDAVDAGAGQGEADGPCMAHSKVVSSLKNPSEEFSGLNQSECAIVEIQKERPELSEAPIKMGISMSLLTVIEKLKERTDQNASDDDILKELQDNAQCQNANDANIPGSNLVEYIPNVDRPYRCRLCHYSSGNKGYIKQHLRVHRQRQPYQCPICEHIADDSKDLESHMINHCKTRMYQCKQCEESFHYKSQLRNHEREQHSLPDIFSTATSNKLIVSNGVDEREGSKSSVQKLYRCDVCDYTSTTYVGVRNHRRIHNSDKPYRCSLCGYVCSHPPSLKSHMWKHASDQNYNYEQVNKAINDAISQSSRFQGQLPDKTLLEGTDESTVSILGSSDNLVSFTESINQTTNEISGSDENEKPNLMNTSCSLEKNSTLPHLGTEYCVLLFCCCICGFESTNKENLLDHMKEHEGEIINIILNKDHSTTQSTN; encoded by the exons ATGGAAGAAGGAAGCAGCGTTGCAGTATTGATGCCAAATATTGGGGAACAGGAAGCTGTGCTGATTTCGGAAACACTGATTGGCCCAACACTGCAGAACAATGAAGATCAGAGAAAATGTAAAACCGATCCTCTAATCCATGTTATCCAGAAACTAAGCAAAATAGTTGAGAGTGAAAAGTCACAAAGATGCCTTTTAATAGGGAAGAAGCGTTCCCATCCTAATGCTTCTGCCCAGTCCTTTGATGCAGACGATCTTTGTGAAATCCCTGCTAAAGCAATTGAGCTATCTGTTATTGCGACTAAAAAGACTGAAGAGTTACAAGCAGATTATTTTGTGACTGAATGTcttccacaaagcaaaaaaaaggtgaCATGCTACCAGTGTAGTCTATGTAAGTTTCTATCACCTTCTCTCTTAACACTACAAGAACATATAAAGCAACATGGGCAGAAAAATGAAGTGATATTGATGTGCTCAGAATGTCATTTTGCTTCGAAAAGCCAAGAAGAACTTGAATCCCACTTCCAAAATCACCATGAGAATGACAGTAAAAATAGCATCCAGACAAAAGTGCAGCAATGCGTAAATGTCGCTCGTTCATTTTTGCAAGGGCCAGTGGAAGGAAGTGTCAAATCAGGGACTGATCAGACAGGAAATCTGGAATGTAAAGATATAACTACTACTCATGTGCCTGAAATGGGCAGGAGAAAATGGTATACTTACGAGCAGTATGGCATGTACCGGTGTTTAATTTGTCGGTACACCTGTGGTCAGCAAAGAATGTTGAAAACGCACGCTTGGAAGCATGCGGGTGAGGTTGATTGCTCCTATCCtatatttgaggaagaaaatgaaactacCAACTTGTCAGACATGGTTGTAACTCACACACCTCAGAGCGTGGATACAGTTgttctttctttggaaaacaatGAACTTGATATCCATAGTGAACCTTCTCTTCAGCTTCAGATTTGCAATTCTGAGCAACTGTCATGCAAATCGCCATTAGGAACAAAtgtaaaagaggaagagatgttaAATCAGTCTGTAGTGCATTCTCGTACTGCAGAGGTTTTGGAGGAGACTGTATCAGATACAGAACAGGATAATATGATGGCTGATAGCCTGCTTTCATCAGCACAGAAAATCATTAATTGTAGTCCAAATAAAAAGGGTCACGTTAATGTAATAGTAGAGCGTTTGCCAGGTGCTGAAGAAAGTGTCTTACAAAAGCCTTTCTTGATGAACACTGacattgaaacagaaaaaaaattaatttcggAGGAGTCCCGTGTTACCTGTGAAGAACCTGATGAAGTTTATAATTCAGATGACATCCAAGAAGTAATAATAGGATGGAATAATGCTGAGAAGAAAGATAATGAATTAAGCTCTAATAAAAGCATAACAACTGATGAAAATGCACCTCCTGTACGAAGAAGGACAAATTCAGAGTCTTTACGACTACACTCATTAGCTGCAGAAGCTCTTGTTACAATGCCTATCAGAGCTGCAGAACTAACAAGGTCTAGCTTCAGGACTCTGACTGGGGAGGACGCTGTGGATGCAggtgcagggcagggagaagctgATGGCCCATGCATGGCTCATTCTAAAGTGGTGTCCTCACTTAAGAATCCTTCGGAGGAGTTTAGTGGCTTAAACCAAAGTGAATGTGCAATAGTCGAGATACAGAAAGAAAGGCCAGAGTTATCAGAAGCACCAATTAAAATGGGCATCAGTATGTCACTGCTCACTGTCATTGAAAAACTGAAGGAGAGGACGGATCAGAATGCTTCTGATGATGACATTTTGAAAGAACTACAAGACAACGCACAATGCCAAAATGCAAATGATGCAAATATTCCTGGGAGTAACCTCGTAGAATATATACCTAACGTAGATCGACCCTACCGCTGTCGCCTCTGCCATTATAGCAGTGGTAATAAGGGGTACATAAAACAACACTTGAGAGTCCATCGTCAGAGGCAGCCCTACCAGTGTCCTATCTGTGAACACATCGCTGACGACAGTAAGGATTTAGAGAGCCACATGATCAACCACTGCAAAACAAGAATGTATCAGTGCAAGCAATGTGAAGAATCCTTTCATTATAAG AGCCAACTGCGAAATCATGAAAGAGAACAACACAGTCTTCCAGATATCTTTTCAACAGCTACATCTAACAAACTAATAGTTTCCAATGGAGTAGACGAAAGAGAAG GAAGTAAGTCTTCAGTTCAGAAACTGTATAGATGTGATGTATGTGACTACACAAGCACAACTTATGTTGGTGTACGAAATCACAGACGAATTCATAACTCCGATAAGCCATATAG ATGTTCTCTCTGTGGATATGTATGTAGCCATCCTCCATCCCTGAAGTCCCACATGTGGAAGCATGCAAGTGACCAAAATTATAACTATGAGCAAGTGAACAAGGCTATTAATGATGCAATTTCACAAAGCAGCAG gtTTCAAGGACAGCTTCCTGACAAAACCTTATTAGAAGGCACAGATGAAAGTACAGTATCTATACTAGGAAGTTCAGACAACTTGGTGTCTTTTACAGAGTCCATTAACCAGACTACAAATGAAATTTCAGGTTCTGATGAAAATGAGAAACCTAACTTGATGAATACCTCATGCAGTTTAGAAAAGAACTCCACTCTACCCCATCTTGGCACAGAATACTGTgttcttctcttctgctgctgcatttgtGGTTTTGAGTCTACCaacaaagaaaatctgctcgATCATATGAAAGAACATGAGGGTGAAATCATAAACATCATTCTAAATAAGGACCACAGCACAACTCAGAGCACAAACTAG
- the ZNF507 gene encoding zinc finger protein 507 isoform X1, with protein MEEGSSVAVLMPNIGEQEAVLISETLIGPTLQNNEDQRKCKTDPLIHVIQKLSKIVESEKSQRCLLIGKKRSHPNASAQSFDADDLCEIPAKAIELSVIATKKTEELQADYFVTECLPQSKKKVTCYQCSLCKFLSPSLLTLQEHIKQHGQKNEVILMCSECHFASKSQEELESHFQNHHENDSKNSIQTKVQQCVNVARSFLQGPVEGSVKSGTDQTGNLECKDITTTHVPEMGRRKWYTYEQYGMYRCLICRYTCGQQRMLKTHAWKHAGEVDCSYPIFEEENETTNLSDMVVTHTPQSVDTVVLSLENNELDIHSEPSLQLQICNSEQLSCKSPLGTNVKEEEMLNQSVVHSRTAEVLEETVSDTEQDNMMADSLLSSAQKIINCSPNKKGHVNVIVERLPGAEESVLQKPFLMNTDIETEKKLISEESRVTCEEPDEVYNSDDIQEVIIGWNNAEKKDNELSSNKSITTDENAPPVRRRTNSESLRLHSLAAEALVTMPIRAAELTRSSFRTLTGEDAVDAGAGQGEADGPCMAHSKVVSSLKNPSEEFSGLNQSECAIVEIQKERPELSEAPIKMGISMSLLTVIEKLKERTDQNASDDDILKELQDNAQCQNANDANIPGSNLVEYIPNVDRPYRCRLCHYSSGNKGYIKQHLRVHRQRQPYQCPICEHIADDSKDLESHMINHCKTRMYQCKQCEESFHYKSQLRNHEREQHSLPDIFSTATSNKLIVSNGVDEREGSKSSVQKLYRCDVCDYTSTTYVGVRNHRRIHNSDKPYRCRVCDFATTNMNSLKCHMRRHPQEHQAVQLMEQYKCSLCGYVCSHPPSLKSHMWKHASDQNYNYEQVNKAINDAISQSSRFQGQLPDKTLLEGTDESTVSILGSSDNLVSFTESINQTTNEISGSDENEKPNLMNTSCSLEKNSTLPHLGTEYCVLLFCCCICGFESTNKENLLDHMKEHEGEIINIILNKDHSTTQSTN; from the exons ATGGAAGAAGGAAGCAGCGTTGCAGTATTGATGCCAAATATTGGGGAACAGGAAGCTGTGCTGATTTCGGAAACACTGATTGGCCCAACACTGCAGAACAATGAAGATCAGAGAAAATGTAAAACCGATCCTCTAATCCATGTTATCCAGAAACTAAGCAAAATAGTTGAGAGTGAAAAGTCACAAAGATGCCTTTTAATAGGGAAGAAGCGTTCCCATCCTAATGCTTCTGCCCAGTCCTTTGATGCAGACGATCTTTGTGAAATCCCTGCTAAAGCAATTGAGCTATCTGTTATTGCGACTAAAAAGACTGAAGAGTTACAAGCAGATTATTTTGTGACTGAATGTcttccacaaagcaaaaaaaaggtgaCATGCTACCAGTGTAGTCTATGTAAGTTTCTATCACCTTCTCTCTTAACACTACAAGAACATATAAAGCAACATGGGCAGAAAAATGAAGTGATATTGATGTGCTCAGAATGTCATTTTGCTTCGAAAAGCCAAGAAGAACTTGAATCCCACTTCCAAAATCACCATGAGAATGACAGTAAAAATAGCATCCAGACAAAAGTGCAGCAATGCGTAAATGTCGCTCGTTCATTTTTGCAAGGGCCAGTGGAAGGAAGTGTCAAATCAGGGACTGATCAGACAGGAAATCTGGAATGTAAAGATATAACTACTACTCATGTGCCTGAAATGGGCAGGAGAAAATGGTATACTTACGAGCAGTATGGCATGTACCGGTGTTTAATTTGTCGGTACACCTGTGGTCAGCAAAGAATGTTGAAAACGCACGCTTGGAAGCATGCGGGTGAGGTTGATTGCTCCTATCCtatatttgaggaagaaaatgaaactacCAACTTGTCAGACATGGTTGTAACTCACACACCTCAGAGCGTGGATACAGTTgttctttctttggaaaacaatGAACTTGATATCCATAGTGAACCTTCTCTTCAGCTTCAGATTTGCAATTCTGAGCAACTGTCATGCAAATCGCCATTAGGAACAAAtgtaaaagaggaagagatgttaAATCAGTCTGTAGTGCATTCTCGTACTGCAGAGGTTTTGGAGGAGACTGTATCAGATACAGAACAGGATAATATGATGGCTGATAGCCTGCTTTCATCAGCACAGAAAATCATTAATTGTAGTCCAAATAAAAAGGGTCACGTTAATGTAATAGTAGAGCGTTTGCCAGGTGCTGAAGAAAGTGTCTTACAAAAGCCTTTCTTGATGAACACTGacattgaaacagaaaaaaaattaatttcggAGGAGTCCCGTGTTACCTGTGAAGAACCTGATGAAGTTTATAATTCAGATGACATCCAAGAAGTAATAATAGGATGGAATAATGCTGAGAAGAAAGATAATGAATTAAGCTCTAATAAAAGCATAACAACTGATGAAAATGCACCTCCTGTACGAAGAAGGACAAATTCAGAGTCTTTACGACTACACTCATTAGCTGCAGAAGCTCTTGTTACAATGCCTATCAGAGCTGCAGAACTAACAAGGTCTAGCTTCAGGACTCTGACTGGGGAGGACGCTGTGGATGCAggtgcagggcagggagaagctgATGGCCCATGCATGGCTCATTCTAAAGTGGTGTCCTCACTTAAGAATCCTTCGGAGGAGTTTAGTGGCTTAAACCAAAGTGAATGTGCAATAGTCGAGATACAGAAAGAAAGGCCAGAGTTATCAGAAGCACCAATTAAAATGGGCATCAGTATGTCACTGCTCACTGTCATTGAAAAACTGAAGGAGAGGACGGATCAGAATGCTTCTGATGATGACATTTTGAAAGAACTACAAGACAACGCACAATGCCAAAATGCAAATGATGCAAATATTCCTGGGAGTAACCTCGTAGAATATATACCTAACGTAGATCGACCCTACCGCTGTCGCCTCTGCCATTATAGCAGTGGTAATAAGGGGTACATAAAACAACACTTGAGAGTCCATCGTCAGAGGCAGCCCTACCAGTGTCCTATCTGTGAACACATCGCTGACGACAGTAAGGATTTAGAGAGCCACATGATCAACCACTGCAAAACAAGAATGTATCAGTGCAAGCAATGTGAAGAATCCTTTCATTATAAG AGCCAACTGCGAAATCATGAAAGAGAACAACACAGTCTTCCAGATATCTTTTCAACAGCTACATCTAACAAACTAATAGTTTCCAATGGAGTAGACGAAAGAGAAG GAAGTAAGTCTTCAGTTCAGAAACTGTATAGATGTGATGTATGTGACTACACAAGCACAACTTATGTTGGTGTACGAAATCACAGACGAATTCATAACTCCGATAAGCCATATAG ATGTCGAGTATGTGACTTCGCCACCACAAATATGAATAGCTTGAAATGCCATATGAGGCGCCACCCCCAGGAGCATCAGGCAGTGCAGCTAATGGAACAGTACAA ATGTTCTCTCTGTGGATATGTATGTAGCCATCCTCCATCCCTGAAGTCCCACATGTGGAAGCATGCAAGTGACCAAAATTATAACTATGAGCAAGTGAACAAGGCTATTAATGATGCAATTTCACAAAGCAGCAG gtTTCAAGGACAGCTTCCTGACAAAACCTTATTAGAAGGCACAGATGAAAGTACAGTATCTATACTAGGAAGTTCAGACAACTTGGTGTCTTTTACAGAGTCCATTAACCAGACTACAAATGAAATTTCAGGTTCTGATGAAAATGAGAAACCTAACTTGATGAATACCTCATGCAGTTTAGAAAAGAACTCCACTCTACCCCATCTTGGCACAGAATACTGTgttcttctcttctgctgctgcatttgtGGTTTTGAGTCTACCaacaaagaaaatctgctcgATCATATGAAAGAACATGAGGGTGAAATCATAAACATCATTCTAAATAAGGACCACAGCACAACTCAGAGCACAAACTAG